From one Ahaetulla prasina isolate Xishuangbanna chromosome 18, ASM2864084v1, whole genome shotgun sequence genomic stretch:
- the LOC131187045 gene encoding arylacetamide deacetylase-like 3 — MAFFSDVLFGAGVTLGLAILVLVSWGIYYDFTRTKIPPGFQHPLKLRLLHMCIVVVFTLGKTLEVLHLCRQVTFIRFLIRLKKSKIHPGVSARDFVFDGIPVRVYYPKSAWSGRRKGFVFYHGGAGMIGSIRYYEDITSKLAKESEAVVVVVGYRLSPEHPFPAQWEDCLTATVHFMKHAEDHGVDPTQIVIGGDSAGGNFATVITQELLGCPDLPKLRAQVLIYPGLQALDFNLPSYQQNGSTPILFQESVVFYGLKYLLKDTSLADDILKGCHVPDEFRPKYEKWLSVDNIPERFKRRGYKRRPLGQFKPEVHDQVPNLLHVTFSSLFVEDDVLRRFPETFIASCEYDVLRDDSLLFKKRLEDNGVKVSWFHAEQGFHGIINICYMNFVRFPAGIELLEKAASFVRDL, encoded by the exons atggcatTTTTTTCGGACGTTCTCTTCGGCGCAGGAGTTACCCTAGGACTGGCGATTTTAGTCTTGGTCTCCTGGGGCATTTATTACGATTTCACGCGAACGAAGATCCCGCCTGGATTCCAGCATCCACTTAAGTTGCGTCTTCTTCACATGTGTATCGTGGTGGTCTTTACCTTG GGGAAGACGTTGGAAGTCCTGCATTTATGCAGGCAGGTGACTTTCATCCGCTTCCTGATACGGTTGAAGAAATCCAAGATCCATCCCGGGGTTTCCGCAAGAGATTTCGTCTTCGACGGGATCCCGGTCCGGGTTTATTATCCCAAATCCGCCTGGTCCGGTCGGAGGAAAGGCTTCGTTTTCTACCACGGAGGAGCTGGCATGATTGGCAGCATCC GTTACTACGAAGACATCACCAGTAAACTGGCGAAGGAGAGTGAAGCCGTGGTGGTCGTGGTTGG CTACCGCCTCTCCCCGGAACACCCCTTCCCCGCTCAGTGGGAGGACTGTCTTACCGCCACCGTCCACTTCATGAAACACGCCGAAGACCACGGCGTCGACCCTACGCAGATCGTCATCGGCGGGGACAGCGCGGGGGGCAACTTTGCCACCGTCATCACCCAAGAACTTCTCGGATGTCCGGACCTCCCCAAACTCCGCGCTCAGGTCCTCATCTACCCGGGTCTCCAAGCTCTGGACTTCAACCTCCCGTCGTACCAACAGAACGGGTCCACCCCTATCCTGTTCCAGGAGAGCGTGGTGTTCTACGGGCTGAAGTACCTCTTGAAAGATACCTCGTTGGCCGACGATATCTTGAAGGGTTGTCACGTGCCGGACGAATTTAGGCCGAAGTACGAGAAATGGCTCAGTGTGGACAACATCCCCGAGCGATTTAAACGCCGGGGGTACAAGAGACGCCCGTTGGGGCAATTCAAGCCGGAGGTCCACGACCAAGTGCCGAATCTCCTCCACGTCACGTTTTCGTCCCTCTTCGTCGAAGACGACGTTTTAAGACGGTTCCCGGAGACTTTTATCGCCAGTTGCGAGTACGACGTGCTGCGGGACGACTCGTTGCTGTTCAAGAAGCGGCTGGAGGACAACGGCGTGAAGGTCTCCTGGTTCCACGCCGAGCAAGGATTTCATGGCATCATCAACATCTGCTATATGAATTTCGTCCGTTTTCCAGCCGGGATAGAGCTATTGGAGAAAGCGGCTAGCTTTGTCCGGGATTTATGA